The nucleotide window GTTTGGTCTTCATGGTGGACTCCAATAACAGGTTCAATTGCGGATCGGGAAGGCGCCGCGCCTGGGAGGTCACTGCCCACGAGCTGCGTCAACGAAAGTCAGTGTATACACCTACTATCGGAAAATAATCGCGATAATCCGAATTTACTATTCTGCATTCCACAACAATCGCGTGAGGCAATTCTGGCGGGGCTGAGCGACGAACAGACCCTAAAAGCACGCCTAAAAAAATTTGCGCGACGCAGCAAATCCCACCGGGATCACATAATGGAATTAGGGTTTTTCGATCGAAAACGGCCATCGGGCGCACTTCCTGCAGGCGTTCCTGGCAAATTGGCGCAGTGCGCAAAGGGCACGAAGAGCCAAGCCCGTATGCGTTAAAATGCAAGGTTGATCCACGCCAGCCGTTACTCACCGGTTTCCCATCGCCATGTCCGCCAACCGTCAAGCCAGCCCCCGCCGCGTTTCCGTCGCGCCGATGATGGACTGGACCGATCGCCACTGCCGCTCGCTGCATCGCTTCATCTCCCGGCACACGTGGCTGTATACGGAGATGGTGACAACGGGCGCCCTCATCCACGGCGACGTGCCGCGCCATCTCGCGTTCACGCCGGCCGAGGCGCCGGTCGCGCTTCAGCTGGGCGGCAGCGAACCCGACGACCTCGCGCGCGCCGCGAAGCTCGGCGAACAGTGGGGTTACGACGAAATCAACCTGAACTGTGGCTGCCCGTCCGAACGCGTGCAGCGCGGCGCATTCGGCGCGTGCCTGATGAACGAACCGCAACTCGTGGCGGACTGCGTGAAGGCGATGCGCGATGTCGTCTCCGTGCCCGTGACGGTCAAGCACCGTATTGGCGTGGATGCGGTCGAGGATTATGCGTTCGTGCGCGATTTCGTCGGCACGATTGCCGAAGCGGGCTGCGACGTTTTCATCGTCCACGCGCGCAACGCGATCCTGAAAGGCTTGAGCCCGAAGGAAAACCGCGAGATTCCGCCGCTCAAGTACGACTACGCGTACCAGCTCAAGCGCGACTTCCCGCAGCTCGAAATCATCATCAACGGCGGCATCAAGACGCTCGACGAAGTCGAGCAGCATTTGCAGCACGTCGATGGCGTGATGCTCGGCCGCGAGGCTTACCACAACCCCTATGTGCTCGCCGACGTCGATGCGCGCTTCTATGGCGCCGCCGGTGCCTCCCTCACGCGCGAAGAAGTGGAAGCGAAGCTCATCGAGTACTGCGCCAGCGAAATCGCGCGCGGCACTTACCTGGGCGCGATCGTGCGCCATGCGCTGGGTCTCTATCGCGGCGTGGCAGGCGCGCGCGGATGGCGCCGCGTCCTCTCGGACAGCCGCAAGCTCGCGAAGGCGGATCTCGCGATCTTCGGCGAGGCGCGCGAATATCTGCGCGTTCCGGATGAAATTCTTGAATAAAGGGCTAGGCAAGCGAGCTTTGATATGTATATAATCTTGCTTCTTGATTGACGCCGCTTTCAAAGCAGCGCTAATTGAGAAAACAGCGGTGGCTGTAGCTCAGTTGGTAGAGTCCAGGATTGTGATTCCTGTTGTCGTGGGTTCGAGTCCCATCAGCCACCCCAAAGAATTCAGCAGTGAACAAATTAGCCCGCACTGGTTGCGGGCTTTTTTGCGTCTGTGCACGAGAGACACCCAGGAACGCCTTTGAGCTTCGAGGAATACTATAGGCGGCTGCAACTGCCGGAGACTGCGTCGCCGGCAGAGATCAAGCGCGCCTACCGTCAACTGCGGGCGAAGTACCACCCCGACCGCAACAAGGGACGCGAGGCGGCGGTTGAGCCGGTGTTCAAGCTCATTCAGGAAGCCTTCGAGATTCTGAGCGGCAGGCGCGTCGCTCCAACGGCCGGGACTTCTGGCGACGCAGGCCCGGCCGGCAAAACCCGCGGTGCAGAAGCGCCGCCGCGACAACGCCGCGCAGCGCCGGCCATGCGCGGCGCAAACTGCCTCGTCGAGCTGTTCGTGCCGCTCGAGGTCGCGCTCGATGGCGGTGGCGTTCAAGCCCACTACCCTGTCAAAGGTCCGTGTCCGGCGTGCGCGCAAGAAGATCGCGGCGCGCTTTGCGAGCAGTGTCACGGCACGGGCGTGAAGACATGGCGCAAGTCGCAAGCCGTCGAGATTCCTCGCGGGGCATGGGACGGTCAGCGTCTGATGATGCCAGGCGGCGGCCATCCCGGCGTGAATGGCGGCCCACCAGGAGACGCCACTTTCTCCGTTTCCATCGTTTGCGGCCCGGGCTTCACCCGCAACGGACTCGATCTCGCCTGCGAGCTTCAGATCGACTTCGTGACGGCCATGTTGGGCGGCGGCATGCAGACGAAGGTCCTCGGCCGCACGATCGAAGCGAAGATTCCGGCGAACGCGAATTCGCGCACGCCAATCCGTCTGCCCGGCCTCGGGCTCGCGGACCGCAACGGCACGCGCGGCAACCTCACGCTGCACCTGGTGCTGACCGTGCCGGCCGCCGCCGCGTATTTAACCGGCGCCGAACGCCAGCAACTACGCGACATGTTCACCGAAGCAGAGCGCCGAGCCAGCCAGTCGCCTGGCTCGGGCTCGCAAGGCAAACGCTAGCGCGCTTGCGCGCCGCGCGCATCGATCCACGCACGCGCAGCGTCGAAACCCGCTTGGGCCGCCGCGTGCTCGGTGGACCAGAGTCGCGTGATATGCACGAGCTGCCAGTCCTCCACGACCGCCTCGCCCTTCAGCACGCGAAAATGCGCCTTCACGCCTGTGAGCACCTGCTCGACCGCGACTTCGATGTCGTAGTCCTTGTAGCGCTCCTGGTAGTCGCCCATGTCGATGCCCTTCGGCTCCATGATCGCCTCCGCGTCTTCTGCTGACGGTTCATGCTAGCACTTCTACCCTGGGTGACTCGCAGGCGCCGCCGACGCGTGATCGGCTTCACAGGCGCGCGATCGACACCTCCGTGGACTTCACCAGCGCGACCACTTCCGATCCCACTTTCAACTCGAGTTCATCTATCGAGCGCGTGGTGATCACCGAGGTCACGATGCCGAACGCTGTGTCGACATCGACTTCCGAAACGACGGGCCCGCGAATGATCTCCTTGATCTTGCCGCGAAACTGGTTACGCACGTTAATGGCGGTAATGCTCATAGGTTCGGCTCCGTGAGTTCAAATATAAACAAGAGGATTCCTGATAAATCATTCAAGCCGCTGCGTCCGAAGGCCGCACGGTGGTTGGCCGCGCGCCGTGGCCGAGCACTTGCTGCAGCACGCTCTCCTCGAGCGCAGCGAAGCGTGCGTCGACGCGCGCACGCGGGCGCTCGAGCGGCACGGCCTGATCGAGCGCGATGCGTCCCGCCTCGACGAGCAAGATGCGGTCGCCCAACGCTACGGCTTCGTGCACGTCATGCGTCACCAGCAGCGCGGTGAAGCGATGCTCGCGCCACAAACGCTCGATTAGCGCATGCATCTCGATGCGCGTGAGCGCGTCGAGCGCACCGAGCGGCTCGTCGAGCAGCAACAGGCTCGGACGGTGCACCAGCGCGCGGGCAAGCGCCACGCGCTGCCGCTGGCCGCCCGAGAGGCGCGCGGGCCACTCGTCGGCGCGCGCGAGCAGGCCCACCTCGTCGAGCACCGCGCGGGCGTCGTCGCGCGCGCTGCGGCCGAGGCCGAGCATCACGTTCTGCAACACGGTTTTCCATGGCAACAGGCGTGCGTCCTGAAACATAATGCGCGTATCGAGCGGCGTGCCACCTGCGCCGCGCCGCTGCACCTCACCTTCGTCCGGCGTTTCGAGACCTGCAATCAGGCGCAGCAGCGTGGACTTGCCGCAACCGCTGCGTCCAACGATCGAGACAAAGCTGCCGCGCTCGATCGCGAGATCAAAGCGGTTCAGCACGGCGCGCTCGCCGTAGCGTTTTCCCACGCCGCGTAGTGCAACGGCGGCATCCACTCCGTGCGCATTCTTGCGCAATGCCACGCCTTCACGCGCGACTTGCGCCCTGCCGTTGCGTTCGCGCGCCTGCTCGCGTTCGAAGGCGTCACGCCCTGCACCGTAGTTCGGCGCCACCTGGCTCACGCTCATGCTTCGTTCTCCTGTTGATAAGCGGGGTGCCAGCGCAGCGCCACGCGCTCGAGCGACTTCGCAAGCCAGTCGGCGAGTTTGCCGAGCGCCGCATAAAGGAGGATGCCGACCACCACCACGTCGGTTTGCAGGAATTCGCGTGCGTTCATCGTCATGTATCCGATGCCCGACTGCGCGGAGATCGTTTCGGCCACGATCAGCGTCACCCACATCAGGCCGAGCGCAAAGCGCACGCCAACGAGAATCGACGGCAACGCCCCCGGCAGTATCACTTCGCGATAGAGCGAGAAGCCCTTGAGCCCGTAGCTGCGCGCCATCTCGACGAGATTGGCGTCCACCGATCGGATGCCGTGGAACGTGTTCACGTACACGGGAAAAAACACGCCCAGCGCCACGAGAAATACCTTCGCTTCCTCGCCAATGCCGAACCACAGAATCACGAGCGGAATCATGGCGAGCGCCGGAATATTGCGGATCATCTGCACGGTCGAATCGAGCG belongs to Paraburkholderia flagellata and includes:
- the dusA gene encoding tRNA dihydrouridine(20/20a) synthase DusA; this translates as MSANRQASPRRVSVAPMMDWTDRHCRSLHRFISRHTWLYTEMVTTGALIHGDVPRHLAFTPAEAPVALQLGGSEPDDLARAAKLGEQWGYDEINLNCGCPSERVQRGAFGACLMNEPQLVADCVKAMRDVVSVPVTVKHRIGVDAVEDYAFVRDFVGTIAEAGCDVFIVHARNAILKGLSPKENREIPPLKYDYAYQLKRDFPQLEIIINGGIKTLDEVEQHLQHVDGVMLGREAYHNPYVLADVDARFYGAAGASLTREEVEAKLIEYCASEIARGTYLGAIVRHALGLYRGVAGARGWRRVLSDSRKLAKADLAIFGEAREYLRVPDEILE
- a CDS encoding DnaJ C-terminal domain-containing protein; translated protein: MSFEEYYRRLQLPETASPAEIKRAYRQLRAKYHPDRNKGREAAVEPVFKLIQEAFEILSGRRVAPTAGTSGDAGPAGKTRGAEAPPRQRRAAPAMRGANCLVELFVPLEVALDGGGVQAHYPVKGPCPACAQEDRGALCEQCHGTGVKTWRKSQAVEIPRGAWDGQRLMMPGGGHPGVNGGPPGDATFSVSIVCGPGFTRNGLDLACELQIDFVTAMLGGGMQTKVLGRTIEAKIPANANSRTPIRLPGLGLADRNGTRGNLTLHLVLTVPAAAAYLTGAERQQLRDMFTEAERRASQSPGSGSQGKR
- a CDS encoding TOBE domain-containing protein is translated as MSITAINVRNQFRGKIKEIIRGPVVSEVDVDTAFGIVTSVITTRSIDELELKVGSEVVALVKSTEVSIARL
- a CDS encoding ATP-binding cassette domain-containing protein; protein product: MSVSQVAPNYGAGRDAFEREQARERNGRAQVAREGVALRKNAHGVDAAVALRGVGKRYGERAVLNRFDLAIERGSFVSIVGRSGCGKSTLLRLIAGLETPDEGEVQRRGAGGTPLDTRIMFQDARLLPWKTVLQNVMLGLGRSARDDARAVLDEVGLLARADEWPARLSGGQRQRVALARALVHRPSLLLLDEPLGALDALTRIEMHALIERLWREHRFTALLVTHDVHEAVALGDRILLVEAGRIALDQAVPLERPRARVDARFAALEESVLQQVLGHGARPTTVRPSDAAA
- the ssuC gene encoding aliphatic sulfonate ABC transporter permease SsuC produces the protein MTQSVIAAAPARGSASPGGALRAVRAFVRASRRRLAPWLVPLAVLVIWEIAAKTGALSTRVLPEPLAVLRAAWSLIESGEMWADVRVSTWRALSGFAIGGGIGLVLGLATGLFKPVETALDSTVQMIRNIPALAMIPLVILWFGIGEEAKVFLVALGVFFPVYVNTFHGIRSVDANLVEMARSYGLKGFSLYREVILPGALPSILVGVRFALGLMWVTLIVAETISAQSGIGYMTMNAREFLQTDVVVVGILLYAALGKLADWLAKSLERVALRWHPAYQQENEA